The DNA sequence ATTGTTATCTCAAGCCCAAACTTTATTGGGATTATAGAAACATCTATTTTGACTAAAAAATTTATCAACTGGATTTTAGATAAAAATACCCAAAAAAACTTAATTAGTTTTAACAACAAATCTCAATCAAATACATGCTTTGGGCTTGCAAATGGCTTTACTCTTTACAAAGGATTAAATTTAAAAATAACACAATCAATTGACGAAATATCTCCTTTTATTATTGATGAAACTCAAATCAATGCCTATTCTTATATATTAAATAAAAAAACTATTGAAAAAGAAAATTTACTAATAAATGAGTGGTTTTTCTCTAGAATTAAGAATATAAAAAAAATTAAATAGCCACAATAAATTAAATATGTGTTTCTTTATAATTTAATGTTATTATTCTAAAAATAAAGAAACACAATAGCATAGAAAGAATAGTTAAAGATATATAAACGCTATTAAATACATATATAATAAGAGAGGTAAAAATAATTAAAAAATAATTTATAAAAAAACAAGTAATTCCTGAAAAAATAGCTATCATTAGTGAAACTAGAAAAATCATAGCCTTAGAATTGAAATTAAACTCTATTTTAGAAAATAAAGAAATAAAAAAAGCGCCCATTAAGACTAGTAAAATGGGAGAAATTAGCAAAACCAAACTTAAGGAAAAAATATTAATTAATTTTAAATTCAATATAGTAACCTTATGAAAAGCACTTGGCAAATTTTGAATTTTTAAAAAAAATCCAACTTCAGTAAAATTTGAAAATAAAGCTAAATTTTCTACATTCTCATTAATCTTGATAACTTCTAAAACGTTCGTATCAAAACTATTCATAGACACAAAAACTTTAGTAAGAGTGATTTCACTCCACTCATTGTCTTTGTCTAAAACATTTTGATATACAGAATTGCCTCTTAAAGTAGCAAATGGGATTTTAATATGCAATACAACATTTCCTGTTCTATTAAATCTAATAAGTTCAAAATTTTTTATTATTTTAGAATAACGATTGAGTGCTACAACTTTTTGCATATAAATATAATCATAAAAACCTCTATTAGAATCTGATTGCAATAAAAACACATCGTTTATTCCATAATATTCAAAATATTTTTCAATCTCATCAAAAAAAAGATATTTTTTTCTAAGCTTTTCAAGCGATTTGTTTTTATAATTCAAAATTTCATTATCACTAGGTAATAGTTTATGAAGATTTGAAAAACCGTAATAAGCTAATTTAAATTTGTCAGTATTAAGATACAAAAAATTTTTTTGCTTTTCTTCAGAAATTAACTGCATTCTCTCTTTTTGCAAATTTCTATTTTCATTAATAAACTTTAAAGTCAAATTTAAAAGCGCAACAAAATTATCGTCTTTTGTTGCAACATAAGCAATATAAGCAAAGTAATTAGCGGTATAATAATCACTTTGAGAAATAAATCCATTGACAATATTAAAAAAATCTTGCTTTTTAAGGCTTTGCAAAGGATATAAGGAAAAAGTTTTTTTAATCTTTTCCAAATCAACATCATAATTTGGAATTTTATTATATTCAGATTTCACTAAATAATAGTTTGTTAAAAGCTCCTCATTATTTACATAAATAATCCGCATTTTATCATATATTCTAATCAAATCTTCAAGATATTTTCTTTTTTGCCTCATTGAATCTACTAAATCAGAGGATGCAAAAAATCTATTTGAAGACAAGCTTATATCTATATTTTTAATCTTAAGAGATATTTTATTTGCCTCATTCTCAAGAAGATTATACCTATCATAACTAAATTTATACTCATTTCTCTGGGTAATTATATAAGGCAATATTAAATTAAATATAACAGTAAAAATAATCCCTATAATAAAAAATAATAATAAAAATGCATAAAGCCTAGAAAACAAATAACCATTATATGTTTTTAAATAAACCTTTATCTCTTGCTGAATACAAAAAGCAAAGAAAATACAAACAATAAAAATAAAAAACCCATAAAAATACTTATAAAAAAGTAAAATAGAATCAAAAAAAGTTGCTATTAATCTATGCTTTTCTAAAAAATTTTCTCCAAAAAAGTAAGAATAACTAAAGATTAAACCTAGAAAAAAAAATAGAAAAATAATAAAGTTGCTCAAAAATGCATATATTTCTCTTTTCATAAGCTTTAATAACTAACTACCCTTATATAAATTATTATCTAAATCTTTACTGATTTTAATATATTCTGAAACAAAGCCAAATAAGTAGGTAGAAAAAAAAGTTAAAACACAAAAAATAAAAGGAATAAAATCAGAAACCATGCTCTTTCCTACTATTATGTTGTAAATCTTAGGAAACTCAATCGAATAGATATTATAAATTTTTAAAAAAAGTATAATAAAAATAGGATAAAGAAAAATTGCAAAACTACTTGAAAAAATGAGATTAAAAACATAAGAGAAGGCAAATAATAACAAAGAAATTCCCAATATATTAAAAATCAAATTAAAATAATTTAGTGAGAGTAAAAAATTATTCAAAATTTTTAAATCTCTAAAAAGATAATCAACAAAATTATTATAAATCTTTTGATCTACAAAATTATTCTCAATAAAATCAATCTTACTAAAATCATAAAGATCTGATCTATAAGTAAAACTTTTATCTTTTTCGTCATCCTCTGAAACGATTAAAACTCCACTAAAACCATAAAATTTAGGTTTATTGCTAGAAAAGATTATTTTGTCACTTAAAAAATGCACAACTTCATCTTTAAGAATAAAATTATTATTTCTATTAATATCAATAAAGTAAGAATTAAAACTGCGACTAACCAAAAATCCTAAATAAGAAAATAATACAATAAAAATAAAGATAATAAAATAAAAAGAAAAAACCTCCCTAGAGGATTTTAACAACACCCCATCAAAAGGGCAAGGCACTCTCATAAAAGTAACAACAAGTGACAAAGGGAAAGAATAAATATAAGAATTGTAATAAAGACTGTAGCTAAAAATAGAAAAATTAAAATGCAAAAACTTATATTTTAAATAAAACGTACAGATAAACATTAAAGAAACAAGGCAAAATATTAAAATAAATCTATAAATTATTAAAAAGATCAATCTTAAAGAATCAAACACAGCAAATCCTCCCCCTCAAAAATTGAAGAAACTTTTAAGCCTTTTTACTGTCGACCAAAATATTTTTAATCTTCTTCTTAGCCTCATCAAAACTAATTTGCAAAGCTAAGCTAATCTCGTGCTCCAATATTAACTCAAAATCATTCAAAATCCTCTTTTCATAAAAAGGAAGTTCTTTTTGAGTAGATTTTTTATATAAAAACTTATATAACTTTGCTGTATCCAAAATATCGCTCTTTTTATAAAATTCATGACCACCATCTTTTATTTTTTTTGAATCTATTTGACCTTCGAAGTCTTTAATAATCTCAAAGACTTCTTCTACCTTTTCTCTACTAACCAAAGCTCTAATTCCAAAATCATCAACCTTAGCAACAGGAACCATAAAAATCATATCGCTAAATGGAAAATGTATTTCATAATAATCAATAATCTCACCATTAAACTCTTTAGTTTTAATATCTTTAATAGTACCTACTCCATGCATTGGATAAACTACCGATTGATTTAGCAAAAATGCCATACTTACCTCATAAAATATAGAAAGACAAATTAAAATTAAAAACTCATAAAAAAACACTTAAATTAGTTCTAATATTAAATTTATTTTCATAAAATAAATTTTCAAGATACCTATCATTACAAAAGCTTATTATTACACTAGGAGTAAGTTTATTAATATTTGCAAAAAACATTTCTTTATTTCTCTTTACAGCTTTTAAATCATAATACCCAATAAAACTAATTTCTTTATGAGATTCTTTCAATCTTAAAAATTTCTTCTTTGAAATAACCTTATCCTTGTCAATAATATAACATGTTTTATGAGCATTTTCTAGTATCCCCATTAAAATAAGAAGCACTGTATTTGAATCATAACAATCAATATTAACTCTTTTAAAAATCCTACAAAAAAATCTTACAATCTTGGAATTTAAAAAAACAAGAGAAGAATTTTTAATGCGATTTCTAAACTTTTTAAAAATCAAAACCTTTAAAAAAGCTTTAAACCCGATAAAAACTACTATTGAATGATAAGGATGCCCTGATAGATACGCAAACCTACTTATAAGCTTACTGCGACTATCAAAAACATCTATGGGTACGCCTAAAAAATAAAATCTGTCTGGTTTTGAATATATATCTTTTAAATTAGCCATTACAAACCTCTAACAATGCCTTAAAATAAACAAGCGAATAAATAACAGCCGTATCTGCTCGCAAAATTGGAGTGTCAAACTTAACAAAATTAAAGCCTTTCTCCTTGAAAAAGGAAATTTCTGCATTTGAAAAGCATCCTTCAGGACCTATTATAATTCCAATTTTACTAAAATTGTCAAAACTTTCATTCTTGCTTAAAAGCACCCCACTTTGATGAGCAACATAATATTTAGTAGTACAAAAAGAATAAGGCGCAGAAAAAAAACTATTATAAAAATTAATTTTAGGAACAATTTTATTGCCGCTTTGCTTTAAGGCCTCGTTTATTATTTTTGAAAATCTTAAAGTCTTAGCAGATGTATTGCTTATATCTATTTTGGACACAGAATGATCTGAATTGATAACATTAATCTCTGAAACTCCAATTTCAACAACCTGCCTTAACACAGAATCTATCTTTTTACCCTTTAAACTAGAAATAAAGATACTTATCTCAAAATTATTTTTTTCAATTTTCTCTATTTTATTGGTAGCAAACTTAATAAAATCACTACCAATCTCAACTATTTCTGACGCTCTTAATTCTTTATTTTTTAAAAGAATGTTCAGCTTATTACCCTTTTTAAGTCGCCTTACATTAATAAGATGATGATATATTTTTATATCATTAACAACAATAAAATTGCCTGATAAGCAATTCTCATCCAAAACAATTTGTTTCACAATTTAATTATCCATTTTAGATAAATACTCACAAGCCGCTTTTAAAACCTTGTCATAATGTAGATTATAAATTGGTAGTTCTTTATTATTGTCTTGATAATAATTAAAAAACACATACTTGCCTAAAAATTCTTTATCAATTTTATATTTTGGATTCTCTTTAACAAGATTCTCAACAAAAAAATCAATCTCTTCTTCAGTAATAGACTTTTTATCCTTCAAAAAGCCCTCTACTAGCTTTTTATCAAAAATTTCTTTGTATATTAACGCTTCCTCTTCAGAAAAATTCGGTGATTTTATTTCCAAATCAGGCTCAATCCCAACCTTGTGAATACTCTTTCCAGATGGGGTATAATACTTTGAGCTTGTAATTTTAAACCCGCCAGTATAAAAAGGAACTACATGCTGAATAAGCCCCTTACCATAAGACTTTTCGCCTATAATATATGCCCTATTATTATCTTTTAAGGCCCCTACAAAAACCTCTGATGCTGAAGCTGATGATCTGTCTATTAAAGCAACGATTTTTATATCCGAAGGCAAAATTTGCTTTGAACCCGCCTTATAATCAATAGGCTTACTAGAATTTCTTGATTTTGTAGACACAATAGTTCCTCTAGACAAAATATCATCTGCCATTTTTATAGCTGCTTGAAAATATCCTCCAGTATTAAGCCTTAAATCCAAAACTAGAGATTTAATATTTCTATTTTTAAGATCGTCTAAAGCTTTGCTAAAATCTACAGAAGTATGTGGATTAAAGCTTACTATTCTTACATAACCAATATTTGGACTAATAACATCATACTTTATTGTTTGTATTTCTATCTTTTCTCTTGTAAGTTCAAAATCTAATGCCAAATCCTTTCCTCTAAGAATAGATACTTTAACTTTTGTGCCCTCTTTGCCTTTTAGTAGATCAACAACTTGATCTACCTCCATAGAAGAAACACTCTTGCCATCAACAGCAGTAATACAATCCCCAGACTTAATTCCAGCCTTATAAGCTGGACCTCCCTCAAAAGGTGTAACAATAGAAACACAAGAGTTATTAGGATCAAGATCTTTTATATTGTCTTGTTTATCTTGAGAGCGCATTTTTTTTATTATAGAAATCCCAATGCCAACATAATCTCCCACTGTTGTTTTTGAAATTTCTTCTAAATCCTTTTTTGTCAAATATTGAGAATAAGGATCGCCTAAAGCTTGAAATATTCCTTTTAAAGCACCTTCAAAAATTACCTCATCGCTTACAGGATCAACATAATTTTCTTTTACAAATTCAAAGGCTTGAATCATCATCTGCTCATAATTAGATCTTGATAGCTTATTATCAGATTCACCAAAAGCAAAAATAGATTCAACAATAACTAAAGAGCTTATACCTAGAGTCAACAAAAAATACACAAATATTAAAAATTTATCTTTCATTTATTCATTCCTAATGCAAAAATTAAAACTTGATTTTATTTTCATAATATAATATTTTAAAACTATGTTAAACTCACACTCTAAAAAAAAACAATGCCTTCTAAGAGTAAGCCTTATTATATTGCAAATAATTGAAAGCCTTTTAATTTTAGCCTTACTATACCAAGCCATTAATAAGTTAATCTTTATTAATAATTACTCCATAAAGTTTATGCTAACATTTATTTTATACTCGCCTGAATTTTTTATGGCCAATTTAACACTGTATTATTTTATCTACGAAAAATTTAAAATTCTTCACAACATTATAGTAATAACTAAATTATTCCAAATAATATTGACATTATTATTGTTTATCTTAGGATTTACTTTTAAAGTATACGCCTATCAAACCTCTTTAGCTATGCTCTTGGGAATTACTTTAGTTTATCTAGCATTTAATGTAACAATGTTAGCGCTAATTAAAGCAAAAAGAAAAACAGCGGAGTAAGACTTGATTATTATTCCTGTAGCTAGTGGTAAAGGGGGAGTTGGTAAATCCCTTTTCTCAGCAAACATAGCAATTTGCCTGGCAAACGAAGGAAAAAATGTCTTGCTTATTGACCTTGACCTTGGAGCATCTAATTTACATTCAATGTTAAACATTATACCCAAAAAAAGTATAGGCACATTTTTAAAAACAAAGATCAATTTCTCAGACATTATTATTGAATCTGGAATTAAAAATCTAAACTTTATTGCAGGAGACTCCGACATCCCAGAACTTGCCAATATAGCTGCTTCTCAAAAAAAAACTATAATAAGCAACTTAAAAGCTTTAAAATATGATTACTTGGTGATTGATCTTGGCGCAGGAACAACCTTTAATATCATAGACTTCTTTTTAATGTCAAAAAGAGGAATAATAGTAACAACACCAACAATAACAGCTACAATGAATGCGTATTTATTTCTTAAAAATATAATATTCAGACTGTTATCAACAGTATTTAAAAGAGGAACAAAAGGAAATGAAATTCTTATAACAATAAAACAAAATTCAATCGATCTTCAAAAAATATATATACCTAATTTGTTGTTAAAACTAGAAAGCAAAGACCCTGAAAATTACTCTAAATTTAACAAACTATTTAAAAAAATTAGTCCTTTTATGGTATTCAATATGCTAAAAACTCCTAATGACATTGAAAAAACCGAAAAAATAATAAAATCAGCAAAAAACTATTTAAGCATAAATTTACAAAGCATAGGAGCAATTTATAAAGATGAACTCGTAGATCAGGCCTTAAACAATAAAATTCCCATAACTATATACAAACCTACAAGCTCAACCTCTAAAAGTCTAAAAAAAATTGCAAAAAATTTGATTGAAATTGAAGATTTAACAAATGATGCTGAGCTTTTAAACGAAGAAGACTTAAATGAAAGTTATGATTTTGTACTAAGAGAAGCACAAGAAGAATATATTCAAAAAATTGAATATCTTGAATCGTTGATAAAAAACAAAACAATAGACAATAGCGAAATTATTGATATAATAAAATCTCAGAAAAGAGAAATCGAAACCTTGAGAAAGCAAAATATGTTATTTAAAAAAAAGCTTTTTGAAAAGCTTGAAAAGACTAAGGAGGTCTAATGCCAAATTATATAAATTACCCAAGTTGGTTACACCCTGAAGTAATTCAAGGCATCCCAATTACATGGTATAGCCTATCTTACATTTCTATCATACTAATTTCTTACAAGTTTATTTGGTATCAAATACAAAAAGACAATATTGATATCAAAAAAGAACATTATGAAACATTTATGTTCTCACTTGTACTTGGAGCAATTTTAGGAGGAAGATTAGCAGCTACCTTAGTTTACGACAAATCAGGAATTTATTATTCTCATCCTTGGTTAATACTTTTACCATTTGATCAGCATTGGAATTTTACAGGCTTTAGAGGAATGGCCATACATGGTGGTTTTTTAGGAGTAATAATTGCTCCTCTAATCATAATAAATACAAAGCTTAAAAATACAAATGTAAAAAAATATTTTCTAAAACTCACAGACTATGGGGCAATAGCTTTTTCTTCTGGTTACATACTTGGAAGACTTGCTAATTTTGCAAATGCAGAACTTTATGGAAGAGTAATAAAAGGAGGAATAATATTTCCAAATGCAGAACCACTTGACACAAATATACCAGGCGTAAAAGAATTTGCATCATCCGTAGGGCTTGAAATCTTGCCTCATGACCTGCTAATCAACCTCCCAAGAATACCTTCTCAACTTATTGAGGGATTTTTCGAAGGTCCTGTAACTTTTATGTTATTATGGTTTTTATTTAGAAAAATCAAAAAATACGATGGATTTATTTTTGGTGCATATATAATGCTTTATGCTTTTTTCAGATTCTTTATTGAATATTTAAGAGAGCCAGACAAAGAACTTGGATTTATAATAAATTACAAGCCAATTAAAAATCTATCCGACTTTTCTTTTTTAAACATATCAATGGGACAAATACTTTCACTAACACTAATGTTTTCAGGCTTGATCTGGATAATAGTCACTAAAAAAATCGCAGTTAAAAAAATAAAAAATAATACTAATTTAAAATACAAAAATTAAAATAAGAGCAAACCAATAAAATGAAAGGGGTTAATAATTATCAAAATATAAATTCTGTTGTAATTTCTAAAAACGAAATTGATATTAAAGACCTTATAAAGCTCAAATCTATTTTCAACTTAATTCAAATCGTAAAATCTGAAAAAGCTTTATATAGTGAATATGTAAAACAAAATAATATTAAGTTCGCTATTATTTATAATTATGAAAAACCAATAGATTTTTCAATAAATATCGCAAATGAATTAAAAAATACAAACAAAATCCATTCTATCATAATTAGTAATGAAAAATTTGATGAGGAATATTTAAAACTTAATCACATAGAAATAATAAAAGATATAAGCGAATTAGAATATAAGCAAAGCTTGATACACCAAAAAAAAATATTTTGTGATAACAAAAATACAACTCTAGATTTCTTCTTAAATTTATCTGAACTCATAAAAGAAATAGTAATTATTACAAACATAGAAAATGAAATTATTTATATCAACGAAAAAGGAAGCAAAGATCTTAATCTTCCAATGACAACCTCTGGAAATACAATCAAAGTAACCGACATAGATATTAGAGATTGGGAAAAGTTGAAAAAAATAGATTTAAGTCATCATACAAATTCTATTCCTGAATTTAAAAACATATTAATAACCGATTGTCTTTTAACTTTAAAAAATAATAAAAAATTAAATGTAGATATATTTATTAGCACAATTGCTCAAAACAATATTGATAAATTAATAACAATCAAAGAAATACCAAACACTAATGAAATAGAAAACTATAAATACCTAGAAATTATTGATTCACAAGATGAGATGCAGAATATCAAAGAAATTGAAAAATTACTAGTAAACCAAATGGGTACTTACAAAAAAAACAGAATATACTTGCTTAATTTAGACCTATCCTTAACAACAGAATATGAATACAAAGAAGACAAAGAAAAACTTCACATAAAAATACTTAAAATAATGTATTCAAAAATAATGTCGTTGTATTCTGAATACATCTTTAAGTTAAAAAATAACAATTTAATAGTAATTATATGCACAAGTGGCGGTGAAAAACGAATAATCTCAATTGCAAAAAAAATAAAAAAAACAATTACGTTAGCATTAAAAAAAGAAGGTATTATTATATTTGAATTCAATATCGGAATAATAGAAGTAAATTTAAAAGAAAACTTAGAAATTAAAATCCCTAAATTAATGATGGCTACAAAAATATCATCTGAATACAAAGAATCTAGTCCTATTGTGTACAAAGAAGAACTTCCAGAAGCAGTAATTTTAAAAAATCAAAATAAAATTTTTCAATATATACTCAAAGCAATAAAAAATGATTTTTTTACTCTTTATTACCAAAAAATAACTCCTCTTAAAAAGAACTTAAAACCTAAAATAGAAATCTTGACAAGACTTTTTGACCATATGGGGAAACCAATACCAAACGATCAAATTTTCAGCTTAATAGATAAATATAATTTAACCGTTGAAGTTGATAAATTGATAGTTAAAAAGGCTTTAAGAGAATACAAAAGCTTTGTATCAAAAAATGGAGTTCACATTTTTTCAATTAACATATCTCCTTACTCACTAAAATCTCAAAACTTTCGAATCTTTTTAAAAGATACTTTATTGAAAAGTCAAATCCCACTTCAAAATATATGCTTAGAAATAACAGAAACTGGAATTCTTGAAAATTTTGAAATAATAAATAAATATTTCCAAGAATTAAAAGGTTTTGGAATCAAGCTTGCACTTGATGATTTTGGAAGCGGCCATACATCACTCTCATATATAAAAACACTGCCAATAGACTTGCTTAAAATAGACGGATCTTTTATAAAAGCAATAAACTCTAGCGAAATAG is a window from the Borreliella chilensis genome containing:
- a CDS encoding 16S rRNA methyltransferase — protein: MKQIVLDENCLSGNFIVVNDIKIYHHLINVRRLKKGNKLNILLKNKELRASEIVEIGSDFIKFATNKIEKIEKNNFEISIFISSLKGKKIDSVLRQVVEIGVSEINVINSDHSVSKIDISNTSAKTLRFSKIINEALKQSGNKIVPKINFYNSFFSAPYSFCTTKYYVAHQSGVLLSKNESFDNFSKIGIIIGPEGCFSNAEISFFKEKGFNFVKFDTPILRADTAVIYSLVYFKALLEVCNG
- a CDS encoding membrane protein, which encodes MKREIYAFLSNFIIFLFFFLGLIFSYSYFFGENFLEKHRLIATFFDSILLFYKYFYGFFIFIVCIFFAFCIQQEIKVYLKTYNGYLFSRLYAFLLLFFIIGIIFTVIFNLILPYIITQRNEYKFSYDRYNLLENEANKISLKIKNIDISLSSNRFFASSDLVDSMRQKRKYLEDLIRIYDKMRIIYVNNEELLTNYYLVKSEYNKIPNYDVDLEKIKKTFSLYPLQSLKKQDFFNIVNGFISQSDYYTANYFAYIAYVATKDDNFVALLNLTLKFINENRNLQKERMQLISEEKQKNFLYLNTDKFKLAYYGFSNLHKLLPSDNEILNYKNKSLEKLRKKYLFFDEIEKYFEYYGINDVFLLQSDSNRGFYDYIYMQKVVALNRYSKIIKNFELIRFNRTGNVVLHIKIPFATLRGNSVYQNVLDKDNEWSEITLTKVFVSMNSFDTNVLEVIKINENVENLALFSNFTEVGFFLKIQNLPSAFHKVTILNLKLINIFSLSLVLLISPILLVLMGAFFISLFSKIEFNFNSKAMIFLVSLMIAIFSGITCFFINYFLIIFTSLIIYVFNSVYISLTILSMLLCFFIFRIITLNYKETHI
- a CDS encoding peptidase S41, producing MKDKFLIFVYFLLTLGISSLVIVESIFAFGESDNKLSRSNYEQMMIQAFEFVKENYVDPVSDEVIFEGALKGIFQALGDPYSQYLTKKDLEEISKTTVGDYVGIGISIIKKMRSQDKQDNIKDLDPNNSCVSIVTPFEGGPAYKAGIKSGDCITAVDGKSVSSMEVDQVVDLLKGKEGTKVKVSILRGKDLALDFELTREKIEIQTIKYDVISPNIGYVRIVSFNPHTSVDFSKALDDLKNRNIKSLVLDLRLNTGGYFQAAIKMADDILSRGTIVSTKSRNSSKPIDYKAGSKQILPSDIKIVALIDRSSASASEVFVGALKDNNRAYIIGEKSYGKGLIQHVVPFYTGGFKITSSKYYTPSGKSIHKVGIEPDLEIKSPNFSEEEALIYKEIFDKKLVEGFLKDKKSITEEEIDFFVENLVKENPKYKIDKEFLGKYVFFNYYQDNNKELPIYNLHYDKVLKAACEYLSKMDN
- a CDS encoding diacylglyceryl transferase; this encodes MPNYINYPSWLHPEVIQGIPITWYSLSYISIILISYKFIWYQIQKDNIDIKKEHYETFMFSLVLGAILGGRLAATLVYDKSGIYYSHPWLILLPFDQHWNFTGFRGMAIHGGFLGVIIAPLIIINTKLKNTNVKKYFLKLTDYGAIAFSSGYILGRLANFANAELYGRVIKGGIIFPNAEPLDTNIPGVKEFASSVGLEILPHDLLINLPRIPSQLIEGFFEGPVTFMLLWFLFRKIKKYDGFIFGAYIMLYAFFRFFIEYLREPDKELGFIINYKPIKNLSDFSFLNISMGQILSLTLMFSGLIWIIVTKKIAVKKIKNNTNLKYKN
- a CDS encoding ATP-binding protein, which produces MIIIPVASGKGGVGKSLFSANIAICLANEGKNVLLIDLDLGASNLHSMLNIIPKKSIGTFLKTKINFSDIIIESGIKNLNFIAGDSDIPELANIAASQKKTIISNLKALKYDYLVIDLGAGTTFNIIDFFLMSKRGIIVTTPTITATMNAYLFLKNIIFRLLSTVFKRGTKGNEILITIKQNSIDLQKIYIPNLLLKLESKDPENYSKFNKLFKKISPFMVFNMLKTPNDIEKTEKIIKSAKNYLSINLQSIGAIYKDELVDQALNNKIPITIYKPTSSTSKSLKKIAKNLIEIEDLTNDAELLNEEDLNESYDFVLREAQEEYIQKIEYLESLIKNKTIDNSEIIDIIKSQKREIETLRKQNMLFKKKLFEKLEKTKEV
- a CDS encoding transcriptional regulator — translated: MAFLLNQSVVYPMHGVGTIKDIKTKEFNGEIIDYYEIHFPFSDMIFMVPVAKVDDFGIRALVSREKVEEVFEIIKDFEGQIDSKKIKDGGHEFYKKSDILDTAKLYKFLYKKSTQKELPFYEKRILNDFELILEHEISLALQISFDEAKKKIKNILVDSKKA
- a CDS encoding periplasmic protein, whose protein sequence is MKGVNNYQNINSVVISKNEIDIKDLIKLKSIFNLIQIVKSEKALYSEYVKQNNIKFAIIYNYEKPIDFSINIANELKNTNKIHSIIISNEKFDEEYLKLNHIEIIKDISELEYKQSLIHQKKIFCDNKNTTLDFFLNLSELIKEIVIITNIENEIIYINEKGSKDLNLPMTTSGNTIKVTDIDIRDWEKLKKIDLSHHTNSIPEFKNILITDCLLTLKNNKKLNVDIFISTIAQNNIDKLITIKEIPNTNEIENYKYLEIIDSQDEMQNIKEIEKLLVNQMGTYKKNRIYLLNLDLSLTTEYEYKEDKEKLHIKILKIMYSKIMSLYSEYIFKLKNNNLIVIICTSGGEKRIISIAKKIKKTITLALKKEGIIIFEFNIGIIEVNLKENLEIKIPKLMMATKISSEYKESSPIVYKEELPEAVILKNQNKIFQYILKAIKNDFFTLYYQKITPLKKNLKPKIEILTRLFDHMGKPIPNDQIFSLIDKYNLTVEVDKLIVKKALREYKSFVSKNGVHIFSINISPYSLKSQNFRIFLKDTLLKSQIPLQNICLEITETGILENFEIINKYFQELKGFGIKLALDDFGSGHTSLSYIKTLPIDLLKIDGSFIKAINSSEIDFVIIKSIKKIADTKNIKIIAEFVYNEEILKKINELEIDYGQGFLWHKPEPI
- a CDS encoding membrane protein, whose product is MFDSLRLIFLIIYRFILIFCLVSLMFICTFYLKYKFLHFNFSIFSYSLYYNSYIYSFPLSLVVTFMRVPCPFDGVLLKSSREVFSFYFIIFIFIVLFSYLGFLVSRSFNSYFIDINRNNNFILKDEVVHFLSDKIIFSSNKPKFYGFSGVLIVSEDDEKDKSFTYRSDLYDFSKIDFIENNFVDQKIYNNFVDYLFRDLKILNNFLLSLNYFNLIFNILGISLLLFAFSYVFNLIFSSSFAIFLYPIFIILFLKIYNIYSIEFPKIYNIIVGKSMVSDFIPFIFCVLTFFSTYLFGFVSEYIKISKDLDNNLYKGS